AGCTTCACGTCCGCGATCGTCCGGAAGCCGGGCCCGATCAGCTCGGTTTCGCGGAACTCACGCACCAGCCCCAGCTCGCCAGCCGCCAGGTCCTTCATGTTGTCGAACCGCACCGTGTACCGGGCCGGCGTCGTCAGCCCCGGAATaacggaggcggcggcggccgtggacGAGgccgaggaggacgacgacgcatctttcggctgctgctcgttGGCCGTCTTCACGAACTCGATCTTGCCCGAGTACCAGATGCCGTCGGTGCCGGGAGCGCACACGCGGGTGCCGACGATCGACCGCTTCGCCAGACGCTTGCCGGTAGACATTTTGTTCAGGAAGTACTTTTTCATAAGTGATGTCTTAAGACGGGG
The sequence above is drawn from the Anopheles cruzii unplaced genomic scaffold, idAnoCruzAS_RS32_06 scaffold02308_ctg1, whole genome shotgun sequence genome and encodes:
- the LOC128276738 gene encoding zinc finger protein 395-like gives rise to the protein MSTGKRLAKRSIVGTRVCAPGTDGIWYSGKIEFVKTANEQQPKDASSSSSASSTAAAASVIPGLTTPARYTVRFDNMKDLAAGELGLVREFRETELIGPGFRTIADVKLRPGQKVFLTYNGRENAGEVLTHDDLKDEVKVRIVVANAANGANGAAQE